In a single window of the Papaver somniferum cultivar HN1 chromosome 8, ASM357369v1, whole genome shotgun sequence genome:
- the LOC113303662 gene encoding peroxidase P7-like has protein sequence MAAIHVKLFTLFAFLALLFSSSHGQLSTNFYATTCPNLTTVVRGAMTQALNSDSRIAASLLRLYFHDCFVNGCDASILLDDTATFTGEKNAGPNAGTARGYEVVDTIKSQVEASCSGVVSCADILALATRDGVVLQGGQSWTVPLGRRDARTASQSAANSQLPGPSSTLAQLITSFSNKGFSAAEMTALSGSHTIGQAGCASFRNRIYNQANIDPAFATTRRANCPSTSGSGDRNLAPLDVQTPIRFENAYFQNLVAQRGLLNSDQVLFNNGSQDALVRTYSQNNARFLADFAAAMVKMGNLSPASVTVTEIRRNCRRTN, from the exons ATGGCTGCCATTCATGTTAAGCTTTTCACTTTATTCGCTTTTCTTGCTTTGCTTTTCTCTTCATCCCATGGGCAGTTATCCACAAACTTCTATGCTACAACTTGCCCAAACTTAACCACCGTTGTGCGTGGTGCCATGACCCAAGCCCTTAACTCAGATTCCAGAATAGCTGCCTCCTTGCTTCGCCTATACTTCCACGATTGCTTTGTTAAT GGTTGTGATGCTTCCATCTTGCTGGACGACACAGCAACGTTTACTGGTGAGAAGAACGCAGGACCTAATGCAGGAACAGCACGCGGGTACGAAGTGGTCGACACAATTAAATCACAGGTTGAAGCAAGTTGCAGTGGAGTTGTATCTTGTGCTGATATACTTGCTCTTGCCACTAGAGATGGTGTCGTCTTG CAAGGTGGACAGTCATGGACAGTGCCATTAGGAAGAAGAGATGCAAGAACTGCAAGCCAAAGTGCTGCAAACAGCCAGTTACCCGGCCCTTCAAGTACTCTAGCGCAATTAATCACTAGTTTTTCAAACAAGGGGTTTAGTGCTGCAGAAATGACTGCTTTATCGGGTTCTCACACCATAGGCCAAGCTGGTTGTGCAAGTTTCCGAAACCGTATTTACAATCAAGCAAACATTGATCCAGCTTTTGCCACCACCCGCAGGGCAAACTGCCCTTCCACCAGCGGTAGCGGTGATCGGAACTTGGCTCCACTTGATGTCCAAACTCCAATCCGATTTGAGAACGCTTACTTCCAAAACTTGGTGGCTCAGCGAGGGCTACTAAATTCGGACCAAGTCTTATTCAATAATGGATCACAAGATGCATTGGTTCGAACATACAGTCAAAACAATGCTAGATTTCTCGCTGATTTCGCAGCAGCTATGGTTAAGATGGGAAATCTTAGTCCAGCTTCGGTCACCGTCACAGAGATCAGAAGGAATTGCAGAAGGACTAATTAA